In Gemmatimonadota bacterium, the following proteins share a genomic window:
- a CDS encoding VOC family protein codes for MTSAALNAATMFPSLTVNDITKSLHFYVDGLGFEIVDKNEVDGVLRFAMLKAGNVMLGVGQDDFAKGRDRVKGVGARFWIQTAQDLVALADRAKAAGVKLDADPAPLPWGPMAFALVDPDGFLITISSAS; via the coding sequence ATGACCAGTGCAGCCCTGAACGCCGCGACGATGTTCCCGTCGCTGACCGTGAACGACATCACCAAGAGCCTTCACTTTTACGTCGACGGCCTCGGCTTCGAGATCGTCGACAAGAATGAAGTGGACGGCGTGCTGCGCTTTGCCATGCTCAAGGCCGGCAACGTGATGCTCGGTGTTGGGCAGGACGATTTTGCCAAGGGGCGCGACCGCGTGAAGGGAGTCGGCGCCCGCTTCTGGATCCAGACGGCACAGGACCTCGTCGCGCTGGCTGATCGCGCGAAGGCCGCCGGCGTCAAGCTCGATGCCGACCCGGCACCGCTGCCCTGGGGGCCGATGGCTTTCGCCCTCGTGGATCCCGATGGTTTCCTCATCACGATCAGCAGCGCGTCGTAA